The Fibrobacter sp. UWB5 genome contains a region encoding:
- a CDS encoding SPOR domain-containing protein, with the protein MKKSILSLSAIALASSLLVACNEDEEMVPKMEQPKPTAQAPAEQPAEQPAEQAKADEPELVPIQSLSGNADSKDAAVEEPAKNAAPALAGGIQPLSKGEYVVQVSIQSSKRAADGIVKKLAENNVKAYIAEVENPGELEGTYYRIRVGYFESSANAQEYGKQVLTPLNFAWWVDKSKNDDVGNPGGDEYYSNNSYSNSNTYNEPAQAPEPEPAPAPAPAPEPEPAPAPEPAPAPAPEPAPAPAPEPAPAPAPEPAPAPAPEPAPAPAPAPAAPAADNFDDWE; encoded by the coding sequence ATGAAAAAATCAATCTTGTCTCTGAGCGCCATTGCCCTCGCAAGCTCCCTGCTTGTCGCCTGCAATGAAGATGAAGAAATGGTTCCGAAGATGGAACAGCCTAAGCCCACCGCCCAGGCTCCTGCCGAACAACCCGCAGAACAGCCCGCCGAACAGGCCAAGGCCGACGAACCGGAACTCGTTCCGATCCAGTCCCTTTCCGGAAACGCCGACTCCAAGGACGCCGCGGTCGAAGAACCTGCAAAGAACGCCGCGCCGGCACTCGCTGGCGGTATCCAGCCGCTTTCCAAGGGCGAATACGTCGTCCAGGTGAGCATCCAGTCCTCCAAGAGGGCAGCCGACGGCATCGTGAAGAAACTCGCCGAAAATAACGTGAAGGCATACATTGCCGAAGTGGAAAACCCGGGCGAACTCGAAGGTACCTACTACCGCATTCGCGTGGGCTATTTCGAATCTAGCGCAAACGCCCAGGAATACGGCAAGCAAGTCCTTACCCCGCTCAACTTCGCTTGGTGGGTAGACAAGAGCAAGAACGACGACGTGGGTAACCCCGGCGGCGACGAATACTATTCGAACAATTCTTACTCTAATTCCAATACTTATAATGAACCGGCCCAGGCACCCGAGCCCGAACCCGCTCCGGCACCGGCCCCCGCACCTGAACCGGAACCGGCTCCTGCACCTGAGCCTGCTCCTGCCCCGGCACCCGAACCGGCTCCCGCTCCTGCACCTGAGCCTGCTCCTGCCCCGGCACCCGAACCGGCTCCTGCTCCGGCACCTGAACCCGCCCCGGCACCGGCTCCCGCCCCTGCAGCTCCGGCCGCAGACAACTTCGACGACTGGGAATAA
- a CDS encoding FKBP-type peptidyl-prolyl cis-trans isomerase has protein sequence MLKLKIFLVLLMCSACFAIPFKVETVKEGSGDPIKAGQLIRVHYKSYVYLDSARILAEKARLADSLRIADSLRLANDYNSDQVAGVTKVDTTALLDKSAKNKKKKSKDKKESKAAVDTVAAAPVAEPVALATFVDSISPLPFDNRFRMFSESYSGGEPLEFTLGMGLVIAGWEKGLVGMKPGEIRKLYVPYQMGYGENSLEGVPEYSDLFFIVELVSADKPMEPDVFPKNVEGLKWREAAKGLKVYDEKVGTGKPAMVGSVLKTHYTGWLLSGRKFGSSKDMGKPLSVVMGAGKMIKGWEVGLEGMREGGVRWFRVSPAMGYGATAYSMIPSNSTLVFRVELVSSEVDDSVIANMDFFPDTATLTFENGPEGLRYAIIKQGEGEPAQKGNVAKVHYTGWLTNGYKFDSSRDRGQVFGFTLGAGRVIRGWELGVQGMLPGEKRILVVPPGLGYGARGAGPIPGGSTLIFAVEYLGE, from the coding sequence ATGTTAAAATTGAAGATTTTTCTTGTATTGCTGATGTGTAGTGCCTGTTTTGCCATCCCCTTCAAGGTGGAAACGGTGAAGGAAGGCTCTGGAGACCCCATTAAGGCGGGTCAGCTCATCAGGGTGCATTACAAGAGCTATGTGTATTTGGACAGCGCTAGAATCTTGGCCGAAAAGGCACGCCTGGCCGATTCGCTCCGCATCGCAGATTCTTTGAGACTTGCTAACGACTACAATTCCGACCAGGTTGCCGGCGTGACGAAAGTTGACACGACTGCACTCCTGGACAAGTCTGCCAAAAACAAGAAGAAAAAGTCCAAGGACAAAAAGGAATCCAAAGCCGCAGTCGATACAGTGGCCGCAGCCCCTGTCGCAGAACCGGTAGCGCTTGCGACCTTCGTCGATTCAATTTCTCCGCTCCCGTTCGACAATCGATTCAGGATGTTCTCGGAATCCTATTCCGGCGGCGAACCGCTTGAATTCACGCTTGGCATGGGCCTTGTCATTGCAGGCTGGGAAAAGGGTCTTGTCGGCATGAAGCCGGGCGAAATCCGCAAACTCTACGTGCCCTATCAGATGGGCTACGGCGAAAATTCTCTCGAAGGCGTTCCTGAATATTCCGACTTATTCTTTATCGTAGAACTCGTCAGCGCCGACAAGCCGATGGAACCGGATGTATTCCCCAAGAATGTGGAAGGTCTCAAGTGGCGCGAAGCGGCCAAGGGCCTCAAGGTCTACGACGAAAAGGTCGGCACCGGCAAACCCGCCATGGTGGGCTCCGTGCTCAAGACGCATTACACGGGCTGGCTCCTTTCGGGCCGCAAGTTCGGTTCCTCTAAAGATATGGGTAAGCCGCTCTCGGTCGTGATGGGCGCCGGCAAAATGATCAAGGGCTGGGAAGTCGGTCTCGAAGGCATGCGCGAAGGCGGCGTGCGCTGGTTCCGCGTGTCTCCGGCCATGGGTTACGGCGCAACGGCCTACTCCATGATTCCTTCGAATTCGACATTGGTCTTCCGCGTGGAACTCGTCTCTTCCGAAGTAGACGACTCCGTTATCGCCAACATGGATTTCTTCCCCGATACCGCAACGCTTACGTTTGAAAACGGCCCCGAAGGTCTCCGCTATGCAATCATCAAGCAGGGCGAAGGCGAACCCGCCCAAAAGGGTAACGTGGCCAAGGTGCATTACACCGGCTGGCTCACCAACGGCTACAAGTTCGACAGCTCCCGTGACCGCGGCCAGGTCTTTGGCTTTACGCTGGGTGCGGGTCGCGTGATTCGCGGCTGGGAACTCGGCGTGCAGGGCATGCTCCCCGGCGAAAAGAGAATTCTGGTGGTCCCGCCCGGACTCGGTTACGGTGCTCGCGGTGCAGGACCTATCCCTGGCGGTTCAACTCTGATCTTTGCGGTTGAATATCTCGGAGAGTAA
- a CDS encoding glucokinase, whose protein sequence is MQIKWLNPDAKFDRLVLAGDIGGTNTNLGLVGYKDGKFTLILETDCPSKDIDGLDAPIRETLKIAVENRADLKPSHICISAAGPVANNKCVMTNLPWSVDGDALTSATGIPTLVINDFMAISYGIPTLDVDDPAQIHKLVHTDGSTPAPQKTTKAVIGPGTGMGVGFLAFDGQKYIPACSEGGHSTFAPFDKDSQEFHDYMEKKIGTVPGVEPLVSGMGLRNMYEWWKETRGVPDNEAFKKIEETEPNDRPKYISRASDTDPVAAEMMRLFVKMLARFASDAATLFLPLGGFYLAGGTVQKDLRWLERDNLFMKYFEKNYNPNIRPLLNKIPVYVIKDYSISLYGAANASLNLQK, encoded by the coding sequence ATGCAAATCAAATGGCTTAATCCCGATGCAAAATTTGACCGCCTCGTTCTGGCGGGCGATATTGGTGGTACCAACACGAACCTTGGCCTGGTGGGTTACAAAGACGGTAAGTTCACGCTGATTCTTGAAACCGATTGCCCGTCCAAGGATATTGATGGCCTGGATGCCCCGATTCGCGAAACGCTCAAAATCGCAGTCGAAAATCGCGCCGACTTGAAGCCCTCCCACATTTGCATTAGTGCCGCAGGTCCCGTGGCAAACAACAAGTGCGTCATGACGAACCTCCCGTGGAGTGTCGATGGCGATGCCTTGACTTCTGCTACTGGAATCCCGACGCTCGTCATTAACGACTTCATGGCCATCAGCTACGGCATTCCGACTCTCGATGTCGACGATCCGGCCCAGATTCACAAACTCGTGCATACCGACGGTAGCACGCCTGCTCCGCAGAAGACCACCAAGGCCGTGATTGGCCCGGGTACCGGCATGGGTGTCGGTTTCCTCGCTTTCGACGGTCAGAAGTACATTCCGGCATGCTCCGAAGGTGGCCACTCCACGTTTGCTCCGTTTGACAAGGATTCCCAGGAATTCCACGACTACATGGAAAAGAAGATTGGTACCGTGCCCGGCGTTGAACCGCTCGTTTCTGGCATGGGCCTTCGCAACATGTACGAATGGTGGAAGGAAACTCGCGGCGTTCCCGATAACGAAGCCTTCAAGAAGATCGAAGAAACTGAACCGAATGACCGCCCGAAGTACATCAGCCGCGCCAGCGATACCGATCCGGTCGCTGCCGAAATGATGCGCCTGTTCGTGAAGATGCTTGCCCGCTTTGCAAGCGACGCCGCAACGCTGTTCTTGCCGCTCGGTGGTTTCTACCTGGCCGGCGGTACCGTGCAGAAGGACCTTCGCTGGCTCGAACGCGACAACCTGTTCATGAAGTATTTCGAAAAGAACTACAATCCGAACATCCGTCCGCTCCTGAACAAGATTCCGGTGTACGTGATCAAGGATTACAGCATCAGCCTGTATGGCGCTGCCAACGCAAGCCTGAACTTGCAGAAGTGA